The sequence below is a genomic window from Nicotiana tomentosiformis chromosome 6, ASM39032v3, whole genome shotgun sequence.
CACAAACTTTCCCTTCTTGATCAAGGCATCtgtaacaacttgtttggattgttgttacatgtcgtttcataatatatcgtattgtattgtactgtattataccatattgtttgatgaatacaaCGTTTGGATAGATTGTGTCATTTGCCGTCGTTTCATGATGTCACACACCAACAATATGAAGAGTAAATTTGTAACATTACTAAGAAAAAATAGAATACATAGTAGAATTATTACATAAAAAAATAGGATAaaagataaaatatgattatttaataataagggagggcaagatgagagaaaaaggcAAGGTAACGACGCCACCACACTAAATCCGTCGTTTCACAAAGTGACACTTTTCGTCGTTATGTAACGACGAATTTAACGATCCAATAAAacaaaatttaagtaacaattaaaataagcattgtatttaaagtaataatacgatacaatacTGTAAAAGGTGACCTTATTTTTAGGCTTTTTATTTGTGAGCCTTGTTGGCACATTTGGAGCCTTTTATTTAAGGCCTTGTTGGCCAAATAAATAACCTTGTATTTTGAGAGGATGTGGCCAATTGTTGGCCAagcatttctttcttctcttcctatataatgaggactctctactcatttggaaacacaccaacaagacttgagtattcatttcttgtttcttcctttcttcctttattaagagtgttttgtatgagagttagtgttgggaagcacttgtgtgaaccctttctttggagtgatcttgtgaggttattcccttagggtatttgggattaattagagtatttactctaattttgtactctcttttgtactcttattgttatagtgaaATTGCCCCTCTCCGCTTGttgacgtaggtcactttgaccaaaccacgttaaatttgtgtcttctttatctactttaattgtcgttgttatcaacttccattgtctttgttattgccattataccgttgtttggctatattccgcactacccgggttcccgatcctaacaaattggtatcagaaccGGATCTAACCgagttagtttcaatagccaaaatgactctaacaaagacctatgttgagaaatttgatcgaagtgcaaacttcgaaatgtggcaattaaagatgaaagctatcctaattcaggatggcatAGACTTGACTttacaaggaaaggagaagaagccggataaaatgacgtaTGAGGAGTTTGCAGTCATAGATAAAAGGGCAAAAgtaggtattattttaaatctctcaaatgaggttttacgtgaaatttctgtagaaaccacagccaaaggcatgtgggaaaaattgaaaaccttatatatgaagaatatggtgaaaaatagactttacgtgaagcagaagctttatacaattcgtatgggtgaaggtacttctattttctctcatcttgacacctttgattccattcttatggatttgagtaatatagatgctgaaattaaagatgaggatcaagccgtgttactgctttgttctctacccccatcttttaagcatataagagatactatgctttatgcaaaggataatatctcttataaggatattaaatctatcttaaaatctaaagaacagatagataatgatattactggggaagctagtggaactcaagtggaagttggcttgtttgttaggggtaaatccgactccatatctagatacaataatttacagcgtcgctattgtcataagaaaggtcacaatatctctgaatgttataaactgaaaaataaagaaaagcataaagaaagaaaaaatgagcacaaaaatactgacaccgccgaagctagtgtagcaactgatgagattgagagaactatatttttagcaactgaaactagtttcagattagacaatgagtggattttaaattccggttgttcatatcatatgtgtcctagcagggacttattttttacatatgattcagttgcaggtggaattgtccaactgggtaacaatgttacttgcaacgttattggcaaaggtacaattcggttCAGAATACAtgatgatgtggtgagaactctcaccaatgttagatatgttcctgagttgaagaaaaatctcatatctttggacactttagaatcccttgggtgtaaattcactagtgaaggtggagttttaaaAGTTTTTGAAGATGCTATTGTagtcatgaaagcacacagatctggttcgttgtatactttattgggctccactgttataggccctactgcagtttcggtatcagacaacttgtctgattttgatggcattaaattttgacatatgcccattagggcttttgcggagaaggtaaagcaaatttactatatcagccaaaattaggcgTGGAGATTTCTAAAAGGTGGCCTTATTTTTAGGCTTTTTATTTGTGAGCCTTGTTGGCACATTTGGAGCCTTTTATTTAAGGCCTTGTTGGCCAAATAAATGGCCTTGTATTTTGAGAGGATGTGACCAATTGTTGGCCAagcatttctttcttctcttcctatataatgaggactctctactcatttggaaacacaccaacaagacttgagtattcatttcttgtttcttcctttcttcctttattaagaatgttttgtatgagagtttgTGTTGGGAAGcgcttgtgtgaaccctttctttggagtgatcttgtgagattATTCCCTTagagtatttgggattaattagagtatttactctaattttgtactctcttttgtactcttattgttatagtgaaattgcccctctccgcttgtggacgtaggtcactttgaccgaaccacgttaaatttgtgtcttctttatctactttaattgtcgttgttatcaactttcattgtctttgttattgccattataccgttgtttggctatattccgcactacccgggtttccgatcctaacaaataCAATAGATAACAATTACCCAAACAAGCTGTAACGTCTATATGCCCTTTGTGTTTTTCTACTCCAAACAGCTACTAGAAACCATATTCCCAGACCGACCTAAACAACGATCCCATTGTTTAACTTGTTACTATCCATGGGCTGGATGTCTAAAAGGTAACGGTACTATTGAGTGTGATGATAAGGGGACAGAGTTGTTGGAAGTTCAAATTGACTCTCCAATGGACAGTGTTGGGCAATGTTGTATATCCTGGAGTAATAATCAAGGTGATTGATGGTCGCTCAACTCAGCCGTTTTTAATGCGGAGGAATAGCACTTACTGTCTGTTTGTCACACACAGTGGGAGATGCATGCAGTGCTTACTATTTTTTGAGAGATTGGTCTTATAACAAcatgataggggtccaagaattactaaagaaaatcaagaaacgtgcggaagctaaaagaaaataaagaaacaaaaaaaaaatgaaaaattaaagatagattgaattcaagaaagagtttcttgaattcaagaagtctattcttgaagttgaatcctaacaacaacaattagctaacaaagaactaatcgcctttggtagagaattaaaaacaagagatagattttGAAACCgaaccctttagaataacaagaacaacaataaacctaaacttatcacctttcttgaatacctagaagtgatctaagatttcgaaataGTTTAAttttaccaccttaagttgagtcttgaaggttgaagaataaatccaagagtagccacacacaagagtgcaagaaaaatctcacaatttttattgatattgtctataataatctaaaagctaaaaacaaagatgacacccctttatatagagagggggtcacgaaattcctacctaaaaataaggaaataaagtcctaaactactttggacaacaagtccaaataccttaggaaaaggaaaaacactaggaaacaaaaaccaagtcaatcttggaaagtaactccaacaatcttaggaaaaggaaaaacataaccttaattacctaggaaagcaataaatctagtatcaaaatatatggaaataagttaaaaccaatcttggatagaatcttgaaagtctcaaaccaatcatgaataggatcttgaaggcaacttgcaagaaacttggcaccaacttgtacccaacttctatcacgcctattgagcCTTTCTTGGGCAGAAAGTAAGtcttttttatgttataaaaacgtggcttcatgtaggacttattgggctgcaagtttggacacatttttaggttccaaataggtccaatagtggcctgatcTGGACCTTTGTTCGGAGGATGTcttttgggatctaatccaccttttcttggacataaatttggaccataaaataattataatacctagacaacttatatcctttatccttgagctctccatcctaattaacaacttctttatttgcacttgaagtctaatgaccttgttttgcaactctttagcttgacatcttgttaaaggctctatttgagattccaaagctttattcttgtccttgaatagatttgagcttcctaggatgctatcatggTCTGCACCAACTTGAAAtcaaaatgcaaaaatatctCCACTCTCTTCCTTTGGTTTTATGCTTACTTTTATCAGTAAATTAGTTTTGATTTATAAGATTATTACAAGTGTTTTTATTATTTAGCTAAATGTAGAGTAGTTCGATTCAGAAATTTTGGTGCACCCATTCATCGAAAAAGTTTTTACTGACTTCTTTAAAGTTTGAATACCCTTGGCGAGATTCCTGGCTAAGCTACTGATTGCAGTGCCATCTTAGTTGGTCCTACTACGAAATGTAATTTCACCACCACTACCACCTAGCTCCATTGGGAATATGGTCACAACCTTTCCCACACCAATACATTAACAACGAAGGAGATCTTAGGTTGCCAAAGTTAGTAGCTGGTTTAAGGAAAGTCCAAACAAAATCTCTACAGCAGAGACTCTCAAAGAAAGTGAGCGAGTTTTGGAGATTCTAAATGCATAAAGTACAAGAGATGAGCAGCCCTTTCACCAAAGGAATTGTGATTAATACTCTAGTAGCATGTGTAACTTACCATTCCAAGATTTAGATTTTGGATGGGGGAAGCCTAGTAGAGTAAGCCTTGCAAGTGCTCCATACGGCAAGCTGTTTGTGTCAATGAGTGCAGCACCTGATGGTGGAATGCAAGTGCTTGTCAACCTGCAAAATAAAGAATACATGTCCATATTTGAGCAAGGCAACAACCTTCTCCGATTTCCTAACCCTGCTCATGTTCAGGACctcctttttttttaattaagagAAATTAATGGAGGCTCTCAACAATACTTGATGCAAGTGATGAACAAATAATTCTGGAGAAGGAGCTTATACAATTTTGATGTTCAATATATTCTTTGATGTCAGCGAACCACTGTTGCCGACCCAAAGTTTCTGTTAGGTTGCAATATATACCGGGTAGCTTCTGTGTGCTATCATGATTAGGCGGACTTTTCGTCAAGAATATTTATCGTGGAGTTTAAAGAGGCTACCCGCTTATAAAAGTGGATATTTTACACACAGAAAGACCAAAGAATAAAAGTGGTATTATTGAAACCAAGCAATAAAATTCAATATCCACAGAACTATACATGTTAAAAGGGCACATGACTTTACTAGTAAGTAATCATATAAAAGTAGTATGAATTTTTCAGGTTTCAAAACAGAGAGATCAGATAGCTGACATGATCTCACACATTCACAATCTTACTTCCAGAGAAGATCTCTTGCAGGGGGGAAGGAGGGCAACAGCACCTCTATTTGGACTTGAAAACTTCCTATAAACTGCACCCAGCTTGTTTTCAGCAGCACCTGAGTGGAACCTAACTAATTCCATTGCACATTCCCTGTTTCAAACAATACAAACCCAATTAGTGCTTAAATCTGTAGGGAGTTACCAATCCCGAATGGGAATTGTTTAAACTATTTTCTTACATCAGCTGGTCCTCTGAGTAGCCGGTGTGGTGCTTCAGTGTGTCGGTCCATCTAGGACTCTTGTTGAGAGTAGCACGAGCAACATAAACAGCAGAAGCAGCAAGCTTTGACGGGCAGTAAGATATCACGGTCTTGTAGTTCATCAGCCCGAGCTCAGCCAAGAAAAATGTCATATTCTCCATCTTTTAAACATAAAAGGAAAACACTTATATCAGCTAAACCGGGCTGTCTTTATTTGCTTAAGTAGCACAATTCACATTGAGAATAGATCAATACCTccttctgatcagatggaaatGAAGCTTTAATGTATCGAACCAGAAAGACGTATGCTGTTGGAACAGTTAAATACCACTCCAGCTTTTCCAAGATTGCTTTCTCCATTACAAGTATCTGGTCCCTGATATAACCATTGTCTGTTATTGTTAGGAAGTCATTAACCTGCAGGTACATAAATAGCATAGAATCCGAGATTATGATAAATTTGAATGAACATATTAATCACATTTTCAGAATATACTTCATATTATACCTCAGGAGGCCAAATCTCTTCATATTTGCAGGCAATAAGCATTGAGCTGATGCAAAGTAACTGAAGTTCCCTTCTAAAGACAGTCTCCTTTGAAAAGAAACGGTCCATTATGTTAACTGTGAGGTATAGGCTTTCAGGACTCAGCTCAAACCTTTTGTGTGCTTCTATCAGCCAATCCACAACAACTGCTCTCACACTGAAATTGATCTCTGGTTGTAAATCCATGTAATCACATGGTCGCCCCTCGTCCTGAATCAGccaaatcgtcaaaataacagGATATATTTCACGTATGATTAGTGAATTTTATCCATTACAACAATAAAGTCACAAAACTAATTTTCAAATTAAAGTAACTGAATTTTACCCACTATAATGGTAAAGTCACACGAACGTTAACATAAAGACAGATGATATTCACCATACCTCTGTAAGCTTGTAAAATTTGTAAATATCGTCAACATATTCCACAACAGCCAAGTGATTATCAACATCAGCAGCATCAATATCAACAATCTGTATCTTTGGTTTGGTGGGGAGTCCACATGCAGCCTGAAAGATAAAAATTGGTCAATTTTACTGTATACAGATCTTGCTTAGTACATTTTTTCAGCTAAGGGAAGAAGAGGTAAAAGAACAACCTTGCTTCTTGAAGTTAGAACAGAAGTTAGAGTCTTTCCACTCTTCTTTACTTTTCTTCTATTCAAGGGGATGTCCTCTTCAATGGTTTTCACATCCTCATCACGGCGTTTAACAGTAAATATTTCAGCTTTTGCTTTGACAGAAACCTTTTTAGACGCTTCTGCTTTTGTCGGAACACCAGCTTTCGTTGCTGGAACTCCTTTGGTAACTTCTACTGGAGGCTTCTTCTACAAACAAACCAAGACGATAATAAACCATCTAAGCGCTATCCTTCAAAACTTTTACAAGAACTATTATCCGCACTATAATGATGTAAACTACCTTATTCTTCTCCACTGGTGCTTGTCCCTTAACTATTAAGTCTGCAGCAAACCTCCTGAATAGTGAATGTTTTCATTTACGTTACACGGCCTTATACAAGAGAAAACCAACAACAAGACACAATAACTACGCCTCAATCTCAAACGAATTGGGTCGGCTATAAAAGAAGAAACCAAAATGCATAAAATTCTTAGTTCTACCTCGTGATGGGGCGAGAAATCTTAGTTTGAGGCTTTGCTCCAACAGCAGGAACAGTGACAAGGTTCCCAATATCTCCCAAAGCACGCCTATTTCTTCCATCTGCTTGTACATTCTTCTTCTTACATTCTCCCTCTCCAACTACTAAATATCTCAAACTCACATATTAGTAAAGATTATAAACTCACTAATAATATGCAACTCAAGGAAACTAAACCTTGACCAAGATAATGAGTTCTTTGGCCCAAAAGCAAATTCTGGGAACAAGAAAATAAAACGAAGATTTACATGTATCATAAATAAAAGGACAGTCAGTTTTCACAATTCTTAAAATTTCGTTACCAGTGATCATTTAAACAATTACTACTCATATCAATAGGTACCAAACTAAAAACGCGCAAGAAATATTGATACTCATAATTATGATCAATCAACACGTCAAAATTTTGTGTGAACAGTGAAATATTCAAAAATGACTATTTGCAATaacaaaaaacaaataaaatttttCATTACGAATCCCAGAAAAAgaaacaacaagaacaacaacagaCAATTAATTGGAAATATAGATTTCACATGAAAAAAAAATTGACAATAAAGAAACCTCATGCAAGAAAAATACCCAATGGAGCATGCATCAATAGAAGAAAGGGGATGACGAAAAAGACTATTTTCACTCACCTTTGGGTAAAGTTTTTGGAACTGCGTCTCTGTTAGCCATTTCAATGTCtttcttcaattcttgattcTTTTTTAGTTTTCTTGCTTATCTATTTCTAATAATCTTTTTTGCTCTACGAATTTTGGGTTTTTTCACAGATTGTGAATGCAAAGAGAGGGGTTAATTGAGGTGATTCGTCTGAGTTTTATAGTAGCTTAACATGCCGCTTACTTTAACGgtcttattttcatttttttttacctCTGAAATGAGGAGCGTTGGATGGGATCTGATCGGGCGGTTCCTGAACGTTGGATTCTTGTCGAGCGCCATTTCCCGTTTCTCCTTCGGTGCATGCAAGTTATTTGATAAATAAACTTCGGTATTTAAATGAGAATACCGAtaatttctctttttttttttgaactgtCCAAAATTTTATTTAACAAGTATAAGTATTTACAACCGCTAGCTCAATTGGACTCTAGAGTTACACCCTATCTAATATAATGTCTTTAATCCTCTAAGTGCAGACAGTCATCTTTCCTTGAAATCTCTTGTGGTTTTCTCTGTCCAGGTGAAATAGAAACACTAGCATATCACCTCTTATTTTGCTGGTAGCCCTCCTTGTTATTTATACAATCTCCTCATCCCAACTTCCAATCTGGTGTCTTAATTTCTCGTTAAAacaaattttcaatcaaatgTATGATTCATCTCTTTGGCAAAATAAAGTGCTTCaaataatcaaaattcaaaatatatttagattagaaTTTATTATCAccgtaagaaaataacatttatCTGATGTTCCACCATTCAATACCATTATCTTCACTATATAATTTGCTGAGAACTTTAGTAGCAATTTCTAACTATAAAAGAAAATTCACTTCCAAAATACTCTTTTTTTGAATTCAATCAGTTTTTTTTCTTTCCAAACTTCaataaaaagttttttttttttataaaaaagaaGCACAGTACAATAAGTTACTAGGAAAGGAACACAAAATTTCCAAGTCCTAATAATACCAATTTGGattatttttttatcaaaataaaAAGCACAGATACGTCAAAAGTGGAGATGCAGGGGATCGAACCCTGTACCTCTCGCATGCAAAGCGAGCGCTCTACCATTTGAGCTACATCCCCAACTGGGACATGTATATTAGCCATTCATTTGAAGTCATCACCAAAACTTTTCCCACCCTTTTGCTGTGGCGAAACTTCGTTTGCAAATTTATTTCAACGTTGCtcgtgtatgtatatatatatatatatatatatatatatatatattagctttAGTGTTTGTTGCACGTATTTCTAGCGTCAATcagtaaaatatatacaaaaagaaTATGTAAATTAGGTTATCAAATACTAAGTTTTAAAATGTCTACATTaagttaatataataaaataaataactaaGTATATAAAAAAAGGAATTGTCATTTGTTTAAATGAAtatcaaaataaattaaaataattaatgtcAACTCATGTAAAATATTTTTTGtcttccaatatttcatccttataATTTAACATTTGTACTTTTACAATTTGATTCTTAATACTATATTATAACTGATTATATGATGAATGTCGAAAAGAACGACTTGATTTTTTTGCAAATTAGTTAATTTACAGATTTCCTTTGGTTAATTAATTTAAGAGCTTAATTTTTTGTTCTTCACGTTAaagagaataatttatttttgttgattcaattcttaatattagctcatcccaagttttaaatatttaaatataattataatttttatccaaTAAGAATTTTATGTTAAGAGTAATAAGAAAATCTCTATGACATATCACTTATGAATTTTTATGTTAGTATAACCATTAGTGTTACTGAATCTTACCAACACTTCTCTTTCTTTTATAttcttaaaattaaaatattttcttagttaagCTTGATACtcgaatttaaaaaaaatagaattaataaaCTTTTGAGATTACTATGTTTGTTATTGCTAGATATTTGTTTTTACTCCCATGCATGAATTATTAACAAAAAATTTAGttaatataaaaattttaaatataagaaaaataattgAATGACTATTCTGTTATTTAAAAGAAATACATGTAAACCTTGAAACAAGACTCCTAAACCTGGAAAAAAATAAGTGAAAAGGAAAGTAAGGACTACTAAAATTTTATAACAAAAGATACTCGTAAGCCTAATATTAAAAAAAGATACTTCTGAAGTGATTGAAATTTAATACCCTAAATCTAAATGTAGTTTATATGAAGGACTCCAATTAAATAACATAATTTTTCAGATCAAAGTCCTAggtattagaaaaataattatgtGACTGTTCTTaaatattatgaaaataattaaatcACTATTCCTACAATTTAGCAAAGTagcttaaattactattttgtcaaATGTGAAAGCTAGTTAAGATTTTACCTTCTTTGTTTTTGGTAGGAAAGATTTTACCTTATAaactaatagtaaaaattaaataCTAAGGGCTCTTAAAATCTTTTTAACATTATTCTTTTATTAATGAAGAAAGTTGACAAaggtaaatatacataaaagaaaGTTTTTTTTATAGATTTATTTTTGTGACTCAAGTAAAATTATCATTGTTTTTGCATGTTTATATTAGGAAAAGGAGACTCAAATTCAAATGCATAGGACGACATAAGAATAATTGATATTTAGTATGTAAAGTTCATAtatttattgttcattattgtgttatttttttaattaatagatttatatataatataatatagtaaAAATAACTAAATTAGTAACAAAATAAATAGAGGAAACAAACAAAAACTCGGGAAGAAAGTAATTTTTCTCGCAATATTCCGTGTTCATTAAAGTCTCCAAAAAATAGTACAAATTAAATAAGttatattattagttcaaattaggaaggatacaacaacaacaacaacaacaacaacaacaacccagtaaaatcctactaatggggtctggggagggtagtgagtATGCAGAccctacccctaccccgaaggagtagagatgctgttttcgaaagaccctcggctaaaaaaaaataaaaagataaaaggacaaaaaggagacaatattagtatcacaacaacaaaatTAGGAAGGATATAATTAGTTCAAATTAGGAAGGatataatacacaaaatctaaTTGATTGCGAAACAtagatatttgaaaataattaatgtatattcctaaatattagataAATAATTCAAATGACTTTTTTGCCTTGTACGAAAATAACATATTAAGAATAAAAAAAAACGAACGATATTTCGGTAACACCTTTCGTGCCTGTGCCTGTAATATAAGTATGATATAGCTAGCTTAGAGGTAAAGAACCGATGAGAAAGGGTTATTAATCTTGAAATGTCGAGTGCATCAAGAATGCCATAAGCAATTTCCAAGAAAATCATCAAACCCTTCTCTCCTACCCCATCTACTAAAAAATGGCACAAACTTTCCCTTCTTGATAAAGGCCTGATCACTATCATTTACATGCCCCTTGTGTTTCTCTACCCCATAAATATAATCCGAAATGGACCTAAACAGCTATCAAATATTCCAGCAAACTTTTTGTCAAAAACATTAACGTAttactatctgtatacggtcaaaactgagtctgcccttcgtatgactaatcgagattggaacatgatggtccaATGTTcctcattgtaatatcgagccattaTACGAAGTTCGGTTGTCGAGCTCGAACCCTaaagaccgatcaatatcgagatcaAGTCAAGATCGATCTCGAGActcagagaccgatcaataccgagatcggccaagatcgagatcgaatCAAGGTtgagctcgagatccagagaccGGTCA
It includes:
- the LOC104091706 gene encoding G2/mitotic-specific cyclin S13-7-like isoform X4, translated to MANRDAVPKTLPKVVGEGECKKKNVQADGRNRRALGDIGNLVTVPAVGAKPQTKISRPITRRFAADLIVKGQAPVEKNKKKPPVEVTKGVPATKAGVPTKAEASKKVSVKAKAEIFTVKRRDEDVKTIEEDIPLNRRKVKKSGKTLTSVLTSRSKAACGLPTKPKIQIVDIDAADVDNHLAVVEYVDDIYKFYKLTEDEGRPCDYMDLQPEINFSVRAVVVDWLIEAHKRFELSPESLYLTVNIMDRFFSKETVFRRELQLLCISSMLIACKYEEIWPPEVNDFLTITDNGYIRDQILVMEKAILEKLEWYLTVPTAYVFLVRYIKASFPSDQKEMENMTFFLAELGLMNYKTVISYCPSKLAASAVYVARATLNKSPRWTDTLKHHTGYSEDQLMECAMELVRFHSGAAENKLGAVYRKFSSPNRGAVALLPPCKRSSLEVRL
- the LOC104091706 gene encoding G2/mitotic-specific cyclin S13-7-like isoform X3, producing MANRDAVPKTLPKVGEGECKKKNVQADGRNRRALGDIGNLVTVPAVGAKPQTKISRPITRRFAADLIVKGQAPVEKNKKKPPVEVTKGVPATKAGVPTKAEASKKVSVKAKAEIFTVKRRDEDVKTIEEDIPLNRRKVKKSGKTLTSVLTSRSKAACGLPTKPKIQIVDIDAADVDNHLAVVEYVDDIYKFYKLTEDEGRPCDYMDLQPEINFSVRAVVVDWLIEAHKRFELSPESLYLTVNIMDRFFSKETVFRRELQLLCISSMLIACKYEEIWPPEVNDFLTITDNGYIRDQILVMEKAILEKLEWYLTVPTAYVFLVRYIKASFPSDQKEMENMTFFLAELGLMNYKTVISYCPSKLAASAVYVARATLNKSPRWTDTLKHHTGYSEDQLMECAMELVRFHSGAAENKLGAVYRKFSSPNRGAVALLPPCKRSSLEVDKHLHSTIRCCTH
- the LOC104091706 gene encoding G2/mitotic-specific cyclin S13-7-like isoform X2; its protein translation is MANRDAVPKTLPKVVGEGECKKKNVQADGRNRRALGDIGNLVTVPAVGAKPQTKISRPITRRFAADLIVKGQAPVEKNKKPPVEVTKGVPATKAGVPTKAEASKKVSVKAKAEIFTVKRRDEDVKTIEEDIPLNRRKVKKSGKTLTSVLTSRSKAACGLPTKPKIQIVDIDAADVDNHLAVVEYVDDIYKFYKLTEDEGRPCDYMDLQPEINFSVRAVVVDWLIEAHKRFELSPESLYLTVNIMDRFFSKETVFRRELQLLCISSMLIACKYEEIWPPEVNDFLTITDNGYIRDQILVMEKAILEKLEWYLTVPTAYVFLVRYIKASFPSDQKEMENMTFFLAELGLMNYKTVISYCPSKLAASAVYVARATLNKSPRWTDTLKHHTGYSEDQLMECAMELVRFHSGAAENKLGAVYRKFSSPNRGAVALLPPCKRSSLEVDKHLHSTIRCCTH
- the LOC104091706 gene encoding G2/mitotic-specific cyclin S13-7-like isoform X1 encodes the protein MANRDAVPKTLPKVVGEGECKKKNVQADGRNRRALGDIGNLVTVPAVGAKPQTKISRPITRRFAADLIVKGQAPVEKNKKKPPVEVTKGVPATKAGVPTKAEASKKVSVKAKAEIFTVKRRDEDVKTIEEDIPLNRRKVKKSGKTLTSVLTSRSKAACGLPTKPKIQIVDIDAADVDNHLAVVEYVDDIYKFYKLTEDEGRPCDYMDLQPEINFSVRAVVVDWLIEAHKRFELSPESLYLTVNIMDRFFSKETVFRRELQLLCISSMLIACKYEEIWPPEVNDFLTITDNGYIRDQILVMEKAILEKLEWYLTVPTAYVFLVRYIKASFPSDQKEMENMTFFLAELGLMNYKTVISYCPSKLAASAVYVARATLNKSPRWTDTLKHHTGYSEDQLMECAMELVRFHSGAAENKLGAVYRKFSSPNRGAVALLPPCKRSSLEVDKHLHSTIRCCTH